The DNA sequence AGGCTGTGCAAAAAATTTAAGGCAGATAGTTTCACACTCTTTGCATTTCGATTGCCGCTACAGATGGTAACAAGTACAAAGGTGGAATTTACATGGTCTTTGAGTACATGGACCATGATTTGACTGGTCTTGCTGATCGTCCTGGGATGAGATTTTCAGTTCCACAAATTAAGGTAGCATAGAGCGTCGTAGTATGCAAGACCATTTAATTTAGTCGCATATCAGGTGCTTCTGATGGAATTTGGAAAAGAAgagtgacaatcaaaatattgatTTGCATTTTGCTCTCCTTTTAGTGCTACATGCGACAGCTTTTGACAGGGCTTCACTACTGTCATGTAAATCAAGTGCTTCACCGTGATATTAAAGGTTCTATTCAAAATAAGTACTTAGCTTAAATTTCTTTCGTCATTTATGGTGCTGAAATTAGGTGTCTTATATCTTGATTTGCAGGTTCAAATCTTCTGATAGACAACGAAGGGAACTTGAAGCTGGCAGATTTTGGTCTAGCTCGGTCGTTTTCAAGTGATCAGAATGCCAATCTTACAAATCGTGTCATTACATTGTGGTATAGGTAAGCTTTGTGGATGCCTGCCTCCATGTAGTGTCCAAACTTGGTTAGTTTTTGAATCGTTTGATCTCAACTTGCTGGTGATCTCGACGACATATTTTAGGCCTCCGGAGTTGCTACTTGGAACGACTAAGTATGGGCCTGCTGTTGATATGTGGTCGGTTGGTTGCATTTTCGCTGAACTTTTAAATGGGAAACCGATATTTCCTGGGAAGGATGAGGTTGGTCACTTCCACTGTTAGTTGATACTCTAAAATTTGTTGCGAATATGCGGCTTTTAGTATAACTAAGCCCTGGAAAATCCCAGACTTCGTAAAACAATGTGGCATTCCCTTTGAGATACACAGTATTTAGAATCAACTTACTACAAATAGCGCTAGGGGATAGCAACAAGTGAAAACTCCCTCAGTTCATAAATATAGAGGTCAAGTTTGCACCAAGCCACCAAgtcattttgtttgtttttctccAGAATTTATAGCTGCTTCTTTCTTTTGGGCAGGTGGGTATGGCTGGTATAACAAGATGAAAATACCAAGAATAATCAGATGTTTCAGATACAAAAAATGTGCATATTTTATAAGTGGGGCTATTGTTTGAGAAATTAGATCTTTGTTTCTGGATAAGTGTGCATCATTAGAAGGTTGGTTACAACCTCATTTTAATGAAGAGATTCCCTCGGAATTAAATTGCCAAAatagttttattgaatttgttaTTTTTCAACATTCCTTGGGGTTTGCCGATGATGCTGAAGGGCACTTTCAGTTCCCTAATTACAGGAACAGCTACAACAGGATGAATTTAACACTCGCAAACATGTCATAAGAACTAGAACTTCCTCAATTCACCCTCTGCATATTTTGTaatgtttatatttaatatcAAGTATTTGTGACTGTACACTGTATTTGTCGTCGTTTACTCTTGAAGCCAgagcaattaaataaaatctttgaCATCTGCGGTACTCCTAACGAGGAAATTTGGCCTGGAGTCACGAAGATTCCTTGGTATAACAACTTCAAGCCAACAAAGCTTGTGAAGAGACGTCTTAGAGAGCATTTCAAGCAGTACGTGATAAATTTTGTTGTCCATTGAggttttctttctatttttccATCTGAGTTTGAATTATGAATTATCGATCTTCTAGCTTTGATCGGCATGCTTTGGATTTACTTGATCGGATGCTTACTCTCGACCCATCTCAGGTATATCACCttcatttttttgaaatattgctcGTACTACATTCTGTCTTGATACTTGTCTTGTATGAGCACTCTCACATAAGCATGCTTTAAGAGATCAGAGTGCTCATGTTTTTGCCCAACTGCTGTAACTATGTATGCAGAGAATATCAGCAAAGGATGCTCTTGATGCTGAGTATTTCTGGACAGACCCCTTACCCTGTGATCCTAAGAGGTTCCCATCTGTCAACATGTCATTTATCCACTCTTATCTGTTTTCATCTGCACCACACCCTTATTCTCACAACGCCTTTATTAAAACTAAATCATGTCATCAGCTTGCCCAAATACGAATCTTCACATGAGTTCCAGACAAAGAAAAAGCGCCAGCAGCAGCGACAACATGAAGAAAATTCCAAGCGAC is a window from the Primulina huaijiensis isolate GDHJ02 unplaced genomic scaffold, ASM1229523v2 scaffold31995_ERROPOS86906+, whole genome shotgun sequence genome containing:
- the LOC140967968 gene encoding cyclin-dependent kinase C-2-like; this encodes MAIAAPEQLNVSEVPAWGSRSVDCFEKLEQIGEGTYGQVYMAKEIETGEIVALKKIRMDNEREGFPITAIREIKILKKLHHENVIKLKEIVTSAGPEKDEQGASDGNKYKGGIYMVFEYMDHDLTGLADRPGMRFSVPQIKCYMRQLLTGLHYCHVNQVLHRDIKGSNLLIDNEGNLKLADFGLARSFSSDQNANLTNRVITLWYRPPELLLGTTKYGPAVDMWSVGCIFAELLNGKPIFPGKDEPEQLNKIFDICGTPNEEIWPGVTKIPWYNNFKPTKLVKRRLREHFKHFDRHALDLLDRMLTLDPSQRISAKDALDAEYFWTDPLPCDPKSLPKYESSHEFQTKKKRQQQRQHEENSKRQKQQHQQQYSRLPPIQQSGHGHPQMRPGPNPPLHASQTQVAGAPNHHHGKSRGPSAGPRRYPPNNGNPSGGYNQSSRGQGGSGYNNGSYPPQGRAPPYGPSGMPGGGPRGAGGSSYSSGGPNYPHGSSQYGASGAGRGSNMISGSRNQQYNWQQQ